One segment of Xiphias gladius isolate SHS-SW01 ecotype Sanya breed wild chromosome 1, ASM1685928v1, whole genome shotgun sequence DNA contains the following:
- the tead1b gene encoding transcriptional enhancer factor TEF-1, with protein MDQAVKDKALQSMASMSSAQIVSATAIHNKLGLPGIPRPAFPGAGLWQGMISTGQPGSSQDIKPFTQQAYPTQQAVTTAISSYEPTTAPGPTAPAWQGRSIGTSKLRLVEFSAFLEQQRDPDSYNKHLFVHIGQTNHSYSDALLESVDIRQIYDKFPEKKGGLKELYGKGPQNSFFLIKFWADLNCNIQDDTGSFYGVTSQYESSENMTITCSTKVCSFGKQVVEKVETEYARFENGRFVYRISRSPMCEYMINFIHKLKHLPEKYMMNSVLENFTILLVVTNRDTQETLLCMACVFEVSNSEHGAQHHIYRLVKE; from the exons ATG GACCAAGCCGTGAAGGACAAAGCCCTCCAGAGCATGGCCTCCATGTCCTCGGCTCAGATCGTCTCTGCCACGGCTATTCACAACAAGCTCGGCCTGCCAGGGATCCCGCGCCCAGCCTTTCCTGGAGCAGGG TTATGGCAGGGTATGATATCGACTGGTCAGCCAGGATCCTCACAAGA TATTAAGCCTTTCACCCAACAAGCTTATCCCACCCAGCAAGCAGTCACAACAGCCATATCAA GTTACGAGCCCACTACCGCTCCGGGTCCCACAGCACCAGCATGGCAGGGCCGCTCCATTGGTACATCTAAACTCCGACTGGTGGAGTTCTCTGCCTTCCtagagcagcagagagaccCAGACTCA taCAACAAGCACCTATTTGTACATATCGGGCAGACAAATCATTCCTACAGTGACGccctgctggagtcagtggACATTCGTCAGATTTATGATAAATTTccagaaaagaaaggaggactGAAGGAGTTGTACGGAAAAGGTCCCCAGAATTCCTTCTTCCTTATAAAATTCTGG GCTGACTTGAACTGCAACATTCAAGATGATACTGGATCATTCTATGGAGTCACTAGTCAGTACGAGAGCTCAGAAAACATGACCATTACATGTTCGACAAAGGTCTGCTCTTTTGGCAAGCAGGTAGTTGAGAAAGTTGAG ACTGAATATGCACGGTTTGAGAATGGACGCTTTGTCTACCGAATAAGCAGGTCTCCCATGTGTGAATACATGATCAACTTCATCCATAAGCTAAAACATCTACCGGAGAAATATATGATGAACAGTGTGCTGGAAAACTTCACTATCTTATTG GTGGTGACGAATCGGGACACCCAGGAGACGCTGCTATGTAtggcgtgtgtgtttgaagttTCAAACAGTGAGCACGGTGCCCAGCATCATATCTACAGACTGGTAAAGGAATGA
- the rassf10b gene encoding ras association domain-containing protein 10: MESEESKISVWVCREEKLVLGLSKRTTCADVVKVLLEDQNSQHGLSAAQSYCIVEKWRGFERILPNKTKILRLWVAWADEQRNVKFVLVKSEASLANHGARSAEARVVLSRQSPCVTKGTARSPTGSISPEKQRRIVRKAFRKLEKINKKRAQAAHRDASSAEKMETLVHLVVSQDHTIRQQIQRVEELDAEIERCEAKVHFDRIQRHGINYVQDTYLVEDAAASSRDEDRLCSAATLAEFQEYARQCEEVVRLQEELWGQEALIDTITVQIQEELNHRWMQRRKEELLSKGTEPGEGARWAPSAQADAASESELRLEEGRIKTQLDVSLYIGLRLNGDLEAIRSDLELTQEICGAREKEMRDLLEKVNTLDIERGTASGEKCSHGTDDKTGMMSTLERKSEWVEQARGLSKARSGNDDDSDTGLSSLHSQDSDSHPVWESLV, translated from the coding sequence ATGGAGTCTGAGGAGAGCAAGATATCAGTGTGGGTCTGCCGAGAAGAAAAGCTCGTCCTCGGCTTGTCAAAGCGCACAACCTGCGCTGATGTTGTCAAAGTGCTTCTGGAGGACCAAAACTCCCAGCATGGCCTTTCCGCAGCACAGTCGTACTGCATCGTGGAGAAATGGAGAGGCTTCGAGAGGATCCTGCCGAACAAAACCAAGATTTTACGGCTCTGGGTCGCGTGGGCAGACGAGCAGAGGAACGTGAAGTTTGTGTTGGTGAAAAGCGAGGCGTCTCTGGCGAACCACGGAGCCCGCAGCGCGGAGGCGCGTGTGGTGCTGAGCAGACAGAGCCCCTGCGTTACAAAGGGCACCGCGCGGTCTCCCACGGGGAGCATCTCGCCCGAAAAGCAGCGCCGGATTGTCAGGAAAGCTTTCAGGAAGTTGGAGAAGATCAATAAGAAGAGGGCGCAGGCGGCGCACAGAGACGCGTCCTCTGCGGAGAAGATGGAAACTTTGGTGCATCTGGTGGTTTCTCAGGATCACACCATCCGCCAGCAGATTCAGAGGGTTGAAGAGCTGGACGCAGAGATCGAAAGGTGCGAGGCGAAGGTGCATTTTGACAGAATCCAAAGGCACGGGATCAATTACGTTCAGGACACGTATTTGGTGGAGGATGCTGCAGCTTCCAGCCGAGACGAAGACCGGCTGTGTTCAGCTGCGACTCTTGCCGAGTTTCAAGAGTACGCCCGGCAGTGCGAGGAGGTGGTCAGACTACAAGAGGAGCTGTGGGGGCAGGAAGCTCTTATAGACACCATCACTGTGCAGATCCAGGAGGAGCTGAACCACCGCTGGATGCAGCGGAGGAAAGAGGAGCTGCTGAGCAAAGGCACGGAACCCGGCGAGGGCGCACGGTGGGCCCCCAGCGCCCAGGCAGACGCAGCATCGGAGAGCGAGCTGCGTTTGGAAGAAGGCAGGATCAAAACGCAGCTAGATGTGAGTTTGTACATCGGCCTGCGCCTCAACGGGGATTTAGAAGCTATTAGGAGCGATTTGGAGCTGACCCAGGAGATTTGCGGGGCGAGGGAGAAGGAGATGAGGGATTTGCTGGAGAAAGTGAACACTTTGGACATAGAGCGAGGGACAGCCAGTGGGGAGAAATGTAGCCACGGGACAGATGATAAGACGGGCATGATGAGCACTTTGGAGAGGAAAAGCGAGTGGGTGGAGCAGGCGAGGGGTCTGTCAAAAGCTCGCAGCGGGAACGACGACGACTCAGACACTGGCTTAAGTTCTCTGCACAGCCAGGACTCAGACAGCCACCCGGTGTGGGAGTCACTGGTTTAG